A genomic stretch from Corynebacterium terpenotabidum Y-11 includes:
- a CDS encoding DUF6542 domain-containing protein codes for MTTDANTPHDVPMNRWGFIPPWAPLLVMVAVVFTGVVLGEISAVFLFLFVITCIVCTALVELRGLFLTVVMIPVYWFFGIGLIGYFADPESFSGANRRTATITAIYPAVENYLWLLAAFFVSLLIALVRQRLDAAARERARRIARQRRRRAAAADEDNRRVNSRVRDIERTADRQRERDRDRERQRSQAREAAPSGTQADTPRTTPRTVVRPRQTRPAEPEVRTRSAEELRAASERRRAREEQRTNPRHRVIDDRPLDLG; via the coding sequence GTGACCACTGACGCCAATACACCGCACGACGTCCCTATGAACAGGTGGGGTTTCATTCCACCGTGGGCGCCGCTGCTCGTCATGGTGGCGGTCGTCTTCACCGGTGTCGTCCTCGGCGAGATCAGCGCTGTCTTCCTCTTCCTGTTCGTCATCACCTGCATCGTGTGCACAGCTCTGGTGGAACTCCGCGGTCTTTTCCTCACCGTCGTGATGATCCCGGTGTACTGGTTCTTCGGTATCGGGCTCATCGGCTATTTCGCGGACCCGGAGTCCTTCTCCGGAGCGAACCGACGGACCGCGACGATCACCGCCATCTACCCCGCGGTGGAGAACTACCTGTGGCTGCTCGCCGCCTTCTTCGTGAGCCTGCTCATCGCCCTGGTCCGGCAGCGTCTCGACGCCGCCGCCCGGGAACGGGCACGCCGCATCGCCCGGCAACGTCGCCGGCGTGCCGCGGCCGCCGACGAGGACAACCGTCGTGTCAACTCCCGGGTCCGCGACATCGAACGCACCGCAGACCGTCAACGTGAGCGCGACCGGGACCGGGAGCGTCAACGCAGCCAGGCGCGGGAGGCCGCGCCCAGCGGGACACAGGCAGACACTCCCCGCACCACCCCGCGGACGGTGGTCCGACCCCGTCAAACGCGTCCCGCGGAGCCGGAGGTACGCACCCGTTCCGCCGAGGAACTGCGCGCCGCCAGTGAGCGTCGTCGGGCGAGGGAGGAACAACGGACCAACCCCCGGCACCGGGTCATCGACGACCGCCCCCTCGATCTCGGCTAG
- the xseA gene encoding exodeoxyribonuclease VII large subunit, with protein sequence MSAPAGSSGPTSPDSPWPVHTVNEKVKGWIERLGHLWVEGQITQLNMKPNWKLSYITLRDVSQDQSVPLTCSTSMLRSLPVPVKNGDRVVVYGKPAYYAGRGTFSLWVSQIRPVGIGEMLARIEQLKRALAAEGLFDERLKRPLPFLPQRIGLITGRESAAERDVLSVARDRWAAVQFEVRNTAVQGAQAVPEILAALDQLEADPRIDVIIIARGGGSVEDLLQFSEEALARKVSSMTTPVVSAIGHEPDNPILDNVADLRAATPTDAAKRVVPDVAAELSRIAELRSRAAGALRSWVAGEQRGLASVRSRPVLADPMLPITQQRQIVADARSRNDRALTVLVRSARHQVESLTARVNALGPSQTLRRGYAVVQVVPRDHTPPQVVTTVDEVTPGSQLRIRVLDGSVTAAAMAVEKSAVSTPDTPDTPDTPDTKEPDNE encoded by the coding sequence ATGTCAGCACCCGCCGGGTCCTCCGGCCCCACCAGCCCGGACAGTCCCTGGCCCGTCCACACCGTCAACGAGAAGGTCAAGGGCTGGATCGAACGCCTCGGGCATCTCTGGGTGGAGGGGCAGATCACCCAGCTCAACATGAAACCGAACTGGAAGCTCTCCTACATCACCCTGCGGGATGTCTCCCAGGATCAGTCGGTCCCGTTGACCTGTTCAACCTCGATGCTGCGCAGTCTGCCGGTGCCGGTGAAGAACGGCGACCGCGTCGTCGTCTACGGCAAGCCCGCCTACTACGCCGGCCGCGGCACGTTCTCCCTGTGGGTGTCACAGATCCGGCCGGTCGGGATCGGCGAAATGCTCGCCCGGATCGAACAGTTGAAGCGGGCACTGGCCGCCGAGGGGCTTTTCGACGAACGGCTCAAACGCCCACTCCCCTTCCTTCCGCAGCGCATCGGACTGATCACTGGCCGGGAATCCGCCGCGGAGCGCGACGTCCTGTCCGTGGCCCGCGACCGGTGGGCCGCCGTGCAGTTCGAGGTGCGCAACACCGCAGTCCAGGGAGCGCAGGCGGTCCCGGAGATCCTCGCTGCCCTGGACCAGTTGGAGGCTGACCCCCGGATCGATGTCATTATCATCGCCCGAGGTGGCGGATCGGTGGAGGATTTGCTGCAGTTCTCCGAGGAGGCACTGGCTCGCAAGGTCAGCTCGATGACGACGCCGGTCGTCTCGGCGATCGGCCACGAACCGGACAATCCGATCCTCGACAATGTCGCGGATCTGCGGGCGGCGACCCCCACCGACGCTGCCAAGCGCGTCGTCCCCGACGTGGCAGCCGAGCTGTCGCGCATCGCCGAGCTCCGGAGCCGCGCCGCCGGCGCCCTGCGGTCCTGGGTGGCCGGTGAACAGCGCGGGCTGGCGTCAGTCCGGTCCCGTCCGGTACTCGCAGATCCGATGTTGCCGATCACCCAGCAGCGGCAGATCGTCGCGGACGCACGCTCCCGCAACGACCGCGCGCTCACCGTCCTCGTCCGGTCCGCTCGCCACCAGGTCGAGTCGCTGACGGCCCGGGTGAACGCCCTGGGCCCCTCACAGACCCTCAGACGGGGATACGCGGTGGTCCAGGTGGTCCCCCGCGACCACACCCCACCCCAAGTGGTCACCACCGTCGACGAGGTGACGCCGGGATCGCAACTGCGGATCCGCGTCCTCGACGGATCGGTGACCGCCGCCGCCATGGCCGTGGAGAAGTCCGCGGTCTCGACCCCTGACACCCCTGATACCCCTGACACCCCTGACACAAAGGAACCCGACAATGAGTGA